One part of the Olleya sp. YS genome encodes these proteins:
- a CDS encoding SdiA-regulated domain-containing protein, protein MTFPLKPILVSAILFLSCNTGKLNVVGSIDSDLDEASAAQIVVNSDLLWTIEDAGNKNNVYGMDTKGNIIKDIDIDNVKNEDWEDLTSDKKGNLYIGDFGNNSKKRKIFYIYKIEEIAELHNKTNAKTITFILPKDVKSEDFEAFFLWKNNFYIFSKEEDKTKVIKVPNQIGTHTATFLTEYELKGKDTRVTSADISPDGKTVVLLNHDKIWTLTNFKSDNFFEGEVKSINLEHDSQKEGVCFKNNTTIFITDEDSGKEDNNIYTFKLD, encoded by the coding sequence ATGACATTTCCTTTAAAACCTATACTTGTTTCTGCTATACTTTTTTTATCCTGTAACACAGGAAAATTAAACGTTGTAGGATCTATAGATAGCGATTTAGACGAAGCGTCTGCTGCACAAATAGTGGTAAATTCTGACTTACTGTGGACAATTGAAGATGCTGGAAACAAAAATAATGTTTACGGAATGGATACAAAGGGAAACATTATAAAAGATATTGATATAGACAATGTTAAAAATGAAGACTGGGAAGACTTAACCAGTGACAAAAAAGGCAACTTATACATTGGAGATTTTGGTAATAACTCCAAAAAACGTAAGATATTTTATATCTATAAAATTGAAGAAATTGCTGAATTACATAACAAAACTAATGCAAAAACCATCACCTTTATTCTACCAAAAGATGTAAAATCTGAAGATTTTGAAGCCTTCTTTTTGTGGAAGAATAACTTCTACATTTTTAGTAAAGAAGAGGATAAAACAAAGGTTATTAAAGTCCCAAACCAAATTGGTACACATACAGCTACTTTTTTGACAGAGTATGAATTAAAAGGTAAGGATACGCGTGTTACCTCAGCAGATATAAGTCCTGATGGAAAGACAGTAGTCTTGTTAAATCATGATAAAATTTGGACTTTAACGAATTTTAAATCAGATAATTTTTTTGAAGGAGAGGTCAAATCTATTAATTTAGAGCATGACTCTCAAAAAGAAGGTGTTTGTTTTAAAAATAATACTACCATATTTATTACAGATGAGGATTCTGGTAAAGAAGACAATAATATCTATACGTTTAAATTAGATTAG
- a CDS encoding glycerophosphodiester phosphodiesterase family protein — translation MLKIGHRGAKGHVAENTLESIHQAIQFGVDGIEIDVHVCKSGQLVVFHDYTLDRMTNGTGEIGAYTLEQLKQLMVDQKYQIPTLEEVLDLINNSMLINIELKGEATALPACQVIDNYVANNNWSLDNIIVSSFQEQELLEVYNHNPNIPLAVLTKASVRKAINFANTINAKAIHPNFSLLSKDNVKEAQDLGFNVNTWTVNTQQAIKRMKSYRVDAIISDFPDRL, via the coding sequence ATGCTTAAAATAGGGCACAGAGGAGCAAAAGGTCACGTTGCCGAAAATACTTTAGAATCTATACATCAAGCCATACAATTTGGTGTAGATGGAATAGAGATTGATGTGCATGTATGTAAAAGTGGACAATTGGTAGTGTTTCATGACTATACTTTAGATCGAATGACCAATGGAACAGGCGAAATAGGAGCATATACTTTAGAGCAATTGAAACAACTTATGGTTGACCAAAAGTATCAAATACCAACATTAGAAGAGGTGTTAGACCTAATCAATAACTCTATGTTGATTAATATCGAATTAAAAGGAGAGGCTACAGCGTTACCAGCTTGTCAAGTTATAGATAATTATGTAGCAAATAATAACTGGTCTTTAGATAATATAATTGTAAGTAGTTTTCAAGAACAAGAATTATTAGAGGTCTATAATCATAATCCTAACATACCTTTAGCAGTACTCACTAAAGCTAGTGTGAGGAAAGCTATTAATTTTGCTAATACAATTAATGCTAAAGCAATACATCCAAATTTTTCGTTGCTAAGTAAAGACAATGTTAAAGAAGCACAAGATTTAGGGTTTAATGTTAATACTTGGACAGTCAATACCCAACAAGCCATAAAAAGAATGAAAAGTTATCGAGTAGATGCTATAATAAGTGATTTTCCTGACCGATTATGA
- a CDS encoding Pycsar system effector family protein, producing the protein MSKIIEKTEAFVFELLKNELPNTIVYHNHTHTLRVFKSTKEIIDNSKIGVKDAEVLQLAALLHDVGYVKTRIGHEKVSAEIARKFLSDEGVSDKTIQKIEDCILATKFDVEPQNELEKILRDADSSHFGKKYFPEASEFLRKELELAGVANYSPREWLDENIKVLSKKHSYHTDYALQNWQKRKEKNLAKLIKTKKKQKTKLKTEKLKAKYKAQFKNDSPERAIQSFYRTALRNHIKLSDIADTKANILLSVNAIIISVVLANLISKLDTNPYLTWPTVIFTLFSVISMVMSIIATRPNVTSGQFTKEDVENKKVNLTFFGNFHKMELNEFEWAINEMLKDKNYVYNSLTKDLYFLGKVLERKYRLLRVTYTIFMIGIITSLIAFGVAVKNNPGANLQDVLETTEVEIITPKMQDLKDFYVIKI; encoded by the coding sequence ATGTCTAAAATCATAGAAAAAACTGAAGCATTTGTTTTCGAACTCCTTAAAAATGAGCTGCCTAACACCATAGTTTACCACAACCACACACATACCTTACGAGTATTTAAAAGTACGAAAGAAATTATAGATAATTCTAAAATTGGTGTTAAGGATGCAGAAGTTTTACAATTAGCAGCTTTACTGCACGATGTTGGCTATGTAAAGACACGTATTGGACACGAAAAAGTTAGTGCTGAAATAGCACGAAAATTTTTATCAGACGAAGGGGTTTCGGATAAAACAATACAAAAAATTGAAGATTGTATTCTAGCTACTAAATTTGATGTTGAACCGCAAAATGAACTTGAAAAAATATTACGTGATGCAGACTCATCTCACTTTGGTAAAAAATATTTTCCTGAAGCTAGTGAGTTTTTAAGAAAAGAATTAGAACTAGCTGGAGTAGCTAACTATTCGCCTAGAGAATGGTTAGATGAAAATATTAAAGTTTTATCAAAAAAACATTCTTATCATACAGATTACGCGCTTCAGAATTGGCAAAAAAGAAAAGAAAAAAACCTAGCAAAATTAATTAAAACAAAAAAGAAACAGAAAACAAAACTTAAAACAGAAAAGCTTAAAGCTAAGTACAAAGCACAGTTTAAAAACGATAGTCCAGAACGTGCTATCCAGTCTTTTTATAGAACTGCCTTAAGAAATCATATAAAGCTTAGCGATATTGCGGATACTAAAGCTAACATATTACTGTCTGTAAATGCTATTATTATATCTGTAGTATTGGCTAATTTAATTTCTAAATTGGATACTAACCCTTATTTAACATGGCCAACAGTAATTTTTACATTATTTAGTGTTATTTCTATGGTTATGTCTATAATAGCCACACGACCAAATGTTACTAGTGGACAGTTTACTAAAGAAGATGTAGAAAACAAAAAGGTAAACTTAACGTTTTTTGGTAATTTTCATAAAATGGAACTTAATGAATTTGAATGGGCTATAAACGAGATGCTGAAGGATAAAAATTATGTGTACAACTCATTAACTAAAGATTTATACTTCTTGGGTAAGGTTTTAGAAAGAAAATATAGACTATTACGAGTAACCTATACAATATTTATGATTGGAATTATTACGTCCTTGATTGCTTTTGGTGTTGCTGTAAAAAATAACCCAGGCGCAAATTTACAAGATGTATTAGAAACTACAGAAGTAGAGATTATAACTCCTAAAATGCAAGATTTAAAAGACTTTTATGTTATTAAGATTTAA
- a CDS encoding metallophosphoesterase translates to MTKNNIILTFIFAVLLTNCASFEAQYKDENPVVNPLPNKPIHKTFYLIGDAGKSPKDGYSKGLIAFRDYIKNTDTKKDYAVFLGDNIYPSGLPDKDHESYEDAKNYLQAQVDAVKDFNGEIVFIPGNHDWYSDGLKGLKNEEKYIEDALGKNTYQPEDGCPLEVIEVSDKVELIVIDTQWYLENWNKHPTINDECEIKTRERFLLELEGEFKKAQNKTVIVTMHHPMYTNGTHGGFFTADKHLYPTQNKIPLPILASFLAQVRTQGGVSIQDRYNERYNKMMNRIETLALEYDNIIFASGHEHSLQYIENDGIKQIVSGSGAKKSGAALSNNGLFAYGNQGFATFTVFKDGSSYVSFYSEENNKAKLMYTKQVFEEDEPEYDISQLPDTFPSTTEASIYTKDETDKSDVYEALFGDKYRELYSKKVEVQVATLDTLYGGLEIVREGGGHQTRSLRLQTKDGRQLNMRALRKSATQYLQTVIFKETYLEDDFDKTKVEDLILDFYTAAHPYAFIVVPDLSHAAEIYHTNPKLFYIPKHKHLKDYNRDFGGELYLIEERPEDNYTDERNFGYADDIESTHDIIKKIRTDEKYKIDENAFVRARLFDMLLGDWDRHQDQWRWAQFNQENGDKLYKPIPRDRDQVFSNFDGALLDIMRVISGSTKQLQVYDGELKDIEWMNSAGIKLDKVLIQQSGKDVWLKQAQFLLDNVTDKVIDEAFNKVPDEVKDETLEQIKVFLKQRRGNLKDIAERYYDYLNELVVLTGTDKDDYIEVKRIGDNETQVIISRIKDGKKADVIVDRTFNKDVTKELWIYALDDDDVIEVTGKANNLIFTRIVGGQNNDEYIIKNGRRVRIYDHKSKPNTITENKGAKINLTDIYNNNLFDFQKNIVKTGVITPSLGFNPDDGLKVGIGLTKTTKGFSRNPFSQQHRFNGGYFFATDGFSLNYDGEFANLFGDWNLHIAGQLTSENFTNNFFGYGNETVNNDDELDLDYNRIKTSIYAASVGILKKGNFGSDFGVKLMLDAIKIGETPDRFIETIEPSTTNTDFYSRRLFTGVEGNFNYKSFDNFAIPTRGMTFGLDIGAKTEPENTKYTYGYINSELGFYNALITNRKLVLKTDVRTQLRFGNDLIFYQAANIGGNNGLRGYRLQRFTGQNSLTGSADIRYSFNKFKTKTLPLQLGIFIGTDVGRVWSRNEDSKIWHNDYGGGFWVTAANSLSGTFNFFNSEEGLRFSFGFGLNF, encoded by the coding sequence ATGACTAAAAATAACATAATCCTAACGTTTATTTTTGCTGTCTTATTAACCAATTGTGCATCGTTTGAAGCGCAATACAAAGACGAAAACCCAGTAGTAAATCCACTTCCTAATAAGCCAATCCACAAAACATTTTATTTAATTGGTGATGCAGGAAAATCACCTAAAGACGGATACTCTAAAGGGTTAATTGCATTTAGAGATTACATTAAAAATACAGATACAAAAAAAGACTATGCTGTTTTTTTAGGAGACAATATCTATCCCTCTGGATTACCCGATAAAGACCACGAATCTTATGAAGATGCTAAAAATTATCTGCAAGCACAAGTCGATGCGGTAAAGGATTTTAATGGTGAAATAGTATTCATTCCTGGTAATCATGATTGGTACTCTGATGGGTTAAAAGGTTTAAAAAATGAAGAAAAATATATCGAGGACGCTTTAGGTAAAAATACATATCAACCAGAAGATGGTTGTCCATTAGAAGTTATTGAGGTTAGCGATAAAGTAGAACTAATTGTTATTGATACCCAATGGTATTTAGAGAATTGGAACAAGCATCCAACCATAAATGATGAGTGTGAAATCAAAACCAGAGAACGTTTTTTACTAGAACTAGAAGGCGAATTTAAAAAGGCACAAAATAAAACGGTAATAGTAACTATGCATCATCCCATGTATACCAATGGTACTCATGGTGGTTTTTTTACTGCAGACAAACACTTATATCCTACACAAAATAAAATACCCTTACCAATATTAGCGTCTTTTTTAGCACAAGTTAGAACACAAGGTGGTGTATCTATTCAAGATCGTTATAACGAGCGCTACAATAAAATGATGAATCGTATTGAAACTCTAGCATTAGAATATGACAATATCATCTTTGCTTCAGGACATGAACATTCGTTACAGTACATAGAAAATGATGGAATCAAACAAATTGTTTCAGGTTCTGGTGCTAAAAAATCTGGTGCAGCATTAAGTAATAATGGATTGTTTGCTTATGGTAACCAAGGGTTTGCAACTTTTACTGTGTTTAAAGATGGTAGTAGTTATGTGAGTTTTTATAGCGAAGAAAATAATAAGGCTAAATTAATGTATACTAAGCAAGTTTTTGAAGAAGATGAGCCAGAATATGACATTTCTCAACTACCTGACACTTTTCCTTCTACCACGGAAGCATCTATTTACACTAAAGACGAAACAGATAAATCAGATGTATATGAAGCATTATTTGGAGATAAATATAGAGAACTATACAGTAAAAAAGTAGAGGTACAAGTAGCTACACTAGATACATTATATGGTGGTTTAGAAATAGTTAGAGAAGGCGGTGGGCACCAAACCAGATCTTTGCGATTGCAAACTAAAGATGGACGTCAATTAAACATGAGAGCCTTACGTAAAAGTGCCACACAGTATCTACAAACAGTTATCTTTAAAGAAACATATTTAGAAGACGATTTTGATAAAACTAAAGTTGAAGATTTAATTTTAGATTTTTATACAGCAGCACATCCTTATGCTTTTATAGTAGTACCAGATTTATCACATGCTGCAGAAATATATCATACTAATCCAAAACTGTTTTATATTCCTAAGCATAAACATTTAAAGGATTACAATCGTGATTTTGGAGGCGAATTATACTTAATTGAAGAACGTCCAGAAGATAACTATACAGACGAAAGAAATTTTGGGTATGCAGATGATATAGAAAGTACGCATGATATCATAAAAAAAATCAGAACTGATGAGAAGTATAAAATAGACGAAAATGCTTTTGTCAGAGCAAGATTGTTTGATATGCTTTTGGGCGATTGGGATAGACATCAGGATCAATGGAGATGGGCACAATTTAATCAAGAAAATGGTGATAAATTATACAAACCTATACCTAGAGATCGCGATCAAGTATTCTCAAATTTTGATGGTGCTTTACTAGATATTATGCGTGTAATTTCTGGATCTACCAAGCAGTTACAAGTATATGATGGTGAGCTTAAAGATATAGAGTGGATGAATAGTGCTGGAATAAAATTAGACAAAGTGCTAATTCAACAATCTGGTAAAGATGTATGGCTAAAACAAGCACAATTTTTACTAGATAATGTTACAGACAAAGTTATAGATGAAGCTTTTAATAAAGTTCCAGACGAGGTTAAAGACGAGACCCTTGAACAAATAAAAGTATTCTTAAAACAAAGACGAGGTAACTTGAAAGATATTGCAGAGCGGTATTATGACTATTTAAACGAATTGGTTGTACTTACAGGAACTGATAAGGATGATTATATTGAAGTTAAGCGAATTGGTGATAACGAAACACAAGTTATTATTTCTAGAATTAAAGATGGTAAAAAAGCAGATGTTATTGTAGACAGAACGTTTAACAAAGATGTGACAAAAGAACTTTGGATTTATGCTTTAGACGATGACGATGTTATAGAAGTAACAGGAAAAGCAAATAATTTAATATTTACCAGAATTGTAGGAGGACAAAACAATGATGAATATATTATAAAAAATGGAAGACGCGTTCGTATTTACGACCATAAATCTAAACCTAATACAATTACAGAAAACAAAGGAGCAAAAATTAATCTAACAGATATTTATAATAACAACTTGTTCGATTTTCAAAAAAATATTGTTAAAACAGGTGTTATTACTCCTAGTTTAGGATTTAATCCAGACGATGGATTAAAAGTTGGAATTGGACTAACCAAAACCACTAAAGGGTTTTCTCGTAATCCTTTTTCTCAGCAACATCGTTTTAATGGAGGTTACTTTTTTGCAACAGATGGATTTAGTTTAAATTATGATGGAGAGTTTGCAAACCTATTTGGAGATTGGAATTTACATATAGCAGGACAACTAACTAGCGAGAATTTTACCAATAACTTTTTTGGATATGGAAATGAAACTGTTAATAATGATGATGAGCTTGATTTAGATTACAACAGAATAAAAACTAGTATTTACGCTGCAAGCGTAGGTATTTTGAAAAAAGGTAATTTTGGTTCTGATTTTGGCGTTAAGTTAATGTTAGACGCTATTAAAATAGGAGAAACTCCAGATAGATTTATTGAAACTATAGAGCCTTCTACAACAAATACTGATTTTTATAGCAGACGTTTGTTTACAGGAGTTGAAGGAAACTTTAATTACAAAAGTTTTGACAATTTTGCAATACCAACAAGAGGGATGACTTTTGGTTTAGATATTGGTGCCAAAACCGAGCCTGAAAACACTAAATACACTTATGGTTATATCAATTCTGAATTAGGTTTTTACAACGCGCTTATTACCAACAGAAAGCTAGTACTAAAAACAGATGTGCGCACTCAATTGCGTTTTGGTAACGATTTAATTTTCTACCAAGCAGCTAATATAGGTGGAAATAATGGGTTAAGAGGATACAGATTACAGCGTTTTACAGGTCAAAATAGTTTAACCGGAAGTGCAGATATACGCTATAGTTTTAATAAGTTTAAAACTAAAACATTACCATTACAATTAGGTATTTTTATTGGTACAGATGTTGGTCGTGTATGGTCACGAAATGAAGATTCAAAAATTTGGCACAATGATTATGGTGGAGGTTTTTGGGTGACTGCAGCAAATAGCTTGTCAGGTACATTTAACTTTTTTAATAGTGAAGAAGGATTACGATTTTCTTTTGGATTTGGTCTAAACTTTTAA
- a CDS encoding DUF2254 domain-containing protein codes for MQKYILWLIDYIRKLESKIAFYPTVFSFTGIIFALIMYYAENNGISGYIIKYFPALVINHTDTALNILTTFIAGLISIMVFSFSMVMILLSQASSNFSPRLLPGLISNRRHQKILGIYIASLLYCIFTLISIEPTGDSYQLPGFSVLFAIIFMVTCLGAFIYFIHSISQEIQVHNIMERIYADAKHRLEKLLDSEKESIEEMSFPDTDNWEVITAKRSGFLQTINLDIISKIAQECDNKFEVFAIKGNFIHLNQLLYKVEKSLDEEQQELIEDAFLFSRDEIISDNYILAFKQLTEVAVKAMSPGINDPGTAIITLDYLTELFTLRSSKSDESFVTVDDEALIKINTVSFENLMFYCNSALRTYVKHDLVMVLKMLDMYNHLYKNTTNKTYQKVIVSQVKILLKDAKASINNEDDIEVIEARAKATLDN; via the coding sequence ATGCAAAAATACATACTTTGGCTAATAGATTATATTAGAAAATTAGAAAGTAAGATTGCATTCTATCCTACTGTTTTCAGCTTTACAGGTATTATTTTTGCCTTAATTATGTACTATGCAGAAAACAATGGAATATCTGGTTATATTATAAAATATTTTCCTGCATTAGTTATTAATCATACTGATACAGCATTAAATATCTTAACCACTTTTATCGCTGGATTAATATCCATAATGGTTTTTAGTTTTTCGATGGTAATGATTTTACTTAGCCAAGCTTCAAGTAACTTCTCTCCAAGACTGCTACCTGGATTAATATCTAATAGACGTCATCAAAAAATATTAGGAATTTACATTGCTAGTTTATTATACTGCATATTTACTTTAATTAGCATTGAACCAACTGGTGACAGCTATCAATTACCAGGTTTCTCGGTTTTATTTGCAATAATTTTTATGGTAACATGCTTGGGTGCCTTTATTTATTTTATTCATTCTATATCTCAAGAAATTCAAGTCCACAATATCATGGAAAGAATTTATGCAGATGCTAAACATAGATTAGAAAAATTATTAGATTCTGAAAAAGAAAGCATTGAAGAAATGTCTTTTCCAGACACAGACAATTGGGAGGTTATTACTGCTAAAAGATCTGGATTTTTACAAACCATTAATTTGGATATTATTAGTAAAATAGCTCAAGAGTGTGATAATAAATTTGAAGTTTTCGCCATTAAAGGTAATTTTATTCATTTAAATCAATTGTTGTATAAAGTAGAAAAATCGTTGGATGAAGAGCAACAAGAACTTATTGAAGATGCCTTTTTGTTTTCTAGAGATGAGATTATATCAGACAATTACATTTTAGCTTTTAAACAACTTACAGAGGTCGCTGTAAAAGCAATGTCACCTGGTATAAACGATCCTGGAACTGCCATTATTACCCTAGATTATTTAACCGAACTTTTTACTTTAAGATCTTCTAAAAGTGATGAAAGCTTTGTAACTGTAGATGATGAAGCTCTAATAAAAATTAATACTGTATCTTTTGAAAACCTAATGTTTTATTGTAATTCTGCTTTGCGTACATATGTAAAACATGATTTGGTAATGGTATTAAAAATGTTAGATATGTACAACCACTTGTATAAAAATACTACCAACAAAACATATCAAAAAGTGATTGTCAGTCAAGTTAAAATTTTATTGAAAGATGCTAAAGCTAGTATTAATAACGAGGATGATATAGAAGTCATTGAAGCCAGAGCAAAAGCAACATTAGATAACTAA